The stretch of DNA GGATGCCGAAGATATTCGCTGCTACGGATGTAAAAGCGGCGATCTTTCCAGTTGGTGCAACGAATGTGAATTCAAGGATTGTGCCATCAGTAAAAACCTGGAATTCTGTTTTGAATGCGATGATTATCCCTGCCAGATGCTGAAAGATTTTCAGGCAGATAATGCCGTACATCATTCTTCTGTCTTTCGCGGTTTAGATCGGATCAAAGAAATCGGTATTGAAAAGTGGTTGACGGAGCAAGCCGAAAGATGGAGATGTGAAAGATGTGGTACGCCAAGTACCTGGTATAGAGAAAAATGTGAAAAATGTGGAACAGAATTGGTAAATTGCATCAAAGAAGAAGAGAACTTGTAGGGGCAATTCACGAATTGCCCAAAAGTATATCGACCTGCCAGGTTGATAAATAAATAAATAAGCTAGCATGCAAGCTAACAGCAAGTAGGTAGTGTAACACGTTTTATGAAAAGTTATGAAAC from Candidatus Cloacimonadota bacterium encodes:
- a CDS encoding DUF3795 domain-containing protein, whose protein sequence is MKFRYDTYCGLYCGACELLNAFKDGRQEEQAKIWKVDAEDIRCYGCKSGDLSSWCNECEFKDCAISKNLEFCFECDDYPCQMLKDFQADNAVHHSSVFRGLDRIKEIGIEKWLTEQAERWRCERCGTPSTWYREKCEKCGTELVNCIKEEENL